AACCCACAGACTTATCGCCCTGCACTTGTGAACGTGCTCGAATCAGCGAATTCGCAACGTACAACGGATTGCGCCGCACAACGACGAACTTCGCGTTCGGCAAGTGTTCCGCCAGCAGCGAAATGCAGCTTGTGTTGCGGTTGTTTTTGTTAAGGAACGGCTTGTCGAAATCATGCGACCACGCGGCGAAAAACGCCTGCATGTCGGCGACCGTTTCCGGCGTCAGCGATTGAGCCGGCTCGTAGCGGTCTTCACCCAGCCAGCGGTCCCAGATGTGAAACGCATCGTTGGGGCCTCGCAGGTGAGTCGTCTGGCCGTAGTAGTTTCGAAAATCAGGACGGCGCAACGACGGTAACGCGTTCTGTACGCGCGACGCAGTTAATGGCGAACGGGGAAACAGCCCGCTGAGGTTACTCGGCGAGCTAACGTCCAGGTAAAACGCCAACGCCTGATACACCAGCGTGGTGCCGCTGCGAGGTGCTCCGACAATCAAAACCTGGGGATGTTTCGCTTCTACATTCTTTGCCACATGTCGACGTTCGAAACGACTCAGCACCGCATCAAATGGTATCGCCCCCAATCGCAGACCTTCACGAAACAATGCGCCGTAGGCCGCTCGGTTGCCGGACTTCAGCATGCGAAAAAGCAGCCCGACGGGGTCTTGAAAATTACTTGAGGGAGCGGTCCGACTCATGGATAGCTTTCTGGGAGATCAAACCAGGAATGTCTGCCGTGATTGTTACAGCAGCAGTAGGGAAATGCAGACGATTTGATGTCGCCGGCCGCCTGTTAAGTTCCCCTTGCGCGCAGGGCGCGGGTTTGATCGAAACGACGACGATGTTGCATTCCGGAAACGCCGGACTTCGCTTCGCCACAAATTGTGAGCCGGGCTGGTTATGGCACCATGTCTGAGTACATCAATGCGAACGAACGCCGATGCTTTGAGCAGTCTCCCTGTTGCTGTGACCGGTTCGCACTCGTGGCAGACAGCCTTCACCATCCGAACCGCCTGTTCCGCGGCCACATGTCAGCGAGACTCGCCGCAGAATCCGCTGCGATGCATTTCGCGCACCAGCTCGCGAGCCACCACGCCGGCAGCCTGACTGCCGGAACCGCCGTGTTCAAGGACAACTGCGAACGCGTACTTCGGTTGATCGGCCGGGAAGTAGCCTGCAAACCAGGCGTGATCCTGTTTTCCCGGAGCGGTCTCGGCCGTACCTGATTTACCGGCTATCAGCACATTCTCTAATCGGACTGTTTTGTAACCCGTTCCATAGGGAGCCTGCACGACAGCGGCTAGACCTTCGCGGATTCGGTCCAACACCGCGCCCGAGAGTCCGGGAATTCGATGTCGTGCAATATCGTGCGGACGGTCATCAATGTCGCGTGTTGTGCGAGCCGTTCCGTCGGGGCTAACGACGTGAGGCGTTACCAACCAGCCACCGTTTGCGATCGCTGCCATGCTTCGCACGATTTGCAAAGGAGTTGCTGTAAGGCTGGACTGACCGATTGCCAGACCCAGAGCCTCTCGATCCATGCGTACGTTGGCCGGCTCCGTGACAACCGATCCGGGTACGTTGCCGGCTTCTTCGAAGGGAAGGTCCACGCCCGTTGTTCGGCCGAATCCGAAGCGATCGAACCACGCTCGCAGTGGCGAAAAACCAAGGCGTTGAGCGGCATCAAAAAAATACACGTTGCATGATTGAGCTAACGCCTGAGTGAGCGTGGTGTCGCCGTGCCCGGACCCGTACAGTCGAAAAATCAAACACCGATGTTCATCGGGGCTCTTCAAGAATCCCTGGCAGGCGAACATGGCGTCAGGGTCAAGCGCCTTCGCTTCGATCGCGGCGGCAGCCGTGAATGGTTTGATCACCGAACCCGGCGGCAGAGCCATTGATGTGACTCGGTGAATAAACGGATGCCGTCGGTCAGCGTTCGCGGCCGCCCAGTCATCTGTCGAACTGCCGGTGAACAAAGAAAGACTGAACCGCGGCGCACTGGCAGCGACCAGCAGACGCCCCGTCGCTGCGTCCATCACCACGATGGTGCCACCTTTCGGAACCGGTTGCGGCCGCGATTCCTCGCTGTTTGCGACCGGCAATAGCTGTTGCGGGGCGTCTGTCAAAGCTTCGTCCAGCAGTCGCTCCGCGTGTCGCTGCAAGTCGGAGTTCAACGTGAGCACGACGTCACGACCACCAACCGGTTCGCGCTCGACCTCGTCTTCCAGCACCTCCATCCGCCGATTGCGCACAATTCGCCGGCGACCGGGAACGCTTTTTAGCTGATGTT
This DNA window, taken from Fuerstiella marisgermanici, encodes the following:
- a CDS encoding sulfotransferase family protein, whose amino-acid sequence is MSRTAPSSNFQDPVGLLFRMLKSGNRAAYGALFREGLRLGAIPFDAVLSRFERRHVAKNVEAKHPQVLIVGAPRSGTTLVYQALAFYLDVSSPSNLSGLFPRSPLTASRVQNALPSLRRPDFRNYYGQTTHLRGPNDAFHIWDRWLGEDRYEPAQSLTPETVADMQAFFAAWSHDFDKPFLNKNNRNTSCISLLAEHLPNAKFVVVRRNPLYVANSLIRARSQVQGDKSVGWGLQSASSDSSADPLAYVDDVCRQITSIDENIERQLSSVCDDRVVHVTYEDFCEHPQQAIRRIANSLDGVGLNAKAKLDELPPFQTSQQLTLTSEEQDRVQQYFSAAAQPVAT
- a CDS encoding peptidoglycan D,D-transpeptidase FtsI family protein, translating into MHNQPLNPIFHDDGAAPDALIDPPPVTRFVMLAIAFFAATFIVLGRMGWVQGRLQERYLDALNATTVEYEAIPARDGRILTESSVVLAADVDQYSVQMHYRWLQEPLDATWVSREVRRRLSRTERRDPALVEVTEADILSTRDEMWSAVAQVAAIPVTELKDRLRTVQGRVQRIADSVNRRRLQSTEDRIATNGDDGLLIRIASSIRAALTTPARRGQSDRIVVREEESFHEIVDDVPLEVAAVIRQQPHRFPGVRVVVGHRRTYPQGELSAHVVGARTPLMDEETADLKAATQSGSWVPRRGRFGVERTYEHQLKSVPGRRRIVRNRRMEVLEDEVEREPVGGRDVVLTLNSDLQRHAERLLDEALTDAPQQLLPVANSEESRPQPVPKGGTIVVMDAATGRLLVAASAPRFSLSLFTGSSTDDWAAANADRRHPFIHRVTSMALPPGSVIKPFTAAAAIEAKALDPDAMFACQGFLKSPDEHRCLIFRLYGSGHGDTTLTQALAQSCNVYFFDAAQRLGFSPLRAWFDRFGFGRTTGVDLPFEEAGNVPGSVVTEPANVRMDREALGLAIGQSSLTATPLQIVRSMAAIANGGWLVTPHVVSPDGTARTTRDIDDRPHDIARHRIPGLSGAVLDRIREGLAAVVQAPYGTGYKTVRLENVLIAGKSGTAETAPGKQDHAWFAGYFPADQPKYAFAVVLEHGGSGSQAAGVVARELVREMHRSGFCGESR